In a genomic window of Poecilia reticulata strain Guanapo linkage group LG22, Guppy_female_1.0+MT, whole genome shotgun sequence:
- the LOC103458541 gene encoding inverted formin-2 isoform X5, producing the protein MSGISDGKKKWAAVRDRLGSSQDSDTQQEANLESADPELCIRLLQVPTVVNYSGLKRRLEGSDQTWMVQFLELSGLDLLLEALDRLSGRGCSRIADALLQLTCVSCVRAVMNSSAGIHFIIENEGYIRKLSQALDTSNIMVKKQVFELLAALSIFSAEGHRLALDALDHYKGLKTQQYRFSVIMNELQGTDNVPYMVTLLSVINALIFSTDDLRQRDKIRKEFIGLQLLDILPKLR; encoded by the exons ATGTCGGGGATATCCGATGGGAAAAAGAAGTGGGCAGCGGTCAGGGATCGCCTGGGCTCCTCTCAGGACTCCGACACGCAGCAGGAGGCCAACCTGGAGAGCGCCGACCCCGAGCTGTGCATCAGGCTGCTGCAGGTTCCCACCGTGGTAAACTACTCGGGCCTGAAGCGTCGCCTGGAAGGCAGCGACCAGACATGGATGGTGCAGTTTCTGGAGCTGAGCGGGCTGGATCTGCTCCTGGAGGCCCTGGACCGGCTCTCAGGCCGCGGGTGCTCCCGCATCGCCGACGCCTTGCTGCAGCTCACGTGCGTCAGCTGCGTCCGAGCCGTGATGAACTCGTCAGCGGGGATCCACTTCATCATCGAGAATGAGGGCTACATTAGGAAGCTCTCGCAAG CCTTGGACACCTCGAACATCATGGTGAAGAAGCAGGTGTTTGAGCTCCTCGCCGCCCTCAGCATCTTCTCCGCAGAAGGTCACCGCCTGGCTCTGGACGCTCTGGATCATTACAAG GGCTTGAAGACACAGCAGTATCGCTTCAGCGTCATCATGAACGAGCTGCAGGGCACAGATAACGTCCCGTACATGGTCACACTCCTCAGTGTCATCAATGCGCTCATCTTTAGCACAGATGACCTGAGACAGAGAGATAAAATCAGAAAGGAATTCATCG GCCTCCAGTTACTTGACATTCTGCCAAAATTAAGGTAA